From Panicum hallii strain FIL2 chromosome 2, PHallii_v3.1, whole genome shotgun sequence, a single genomic window includes:
- the LOC112883364 gene encoding pyruvate kinase isozyme A, chloroplastic-like isoform X2, producing MAAAAHSLLHPPAARKGAAPSPLSHPSPSPFLRFPAATRPRLPHLHRLRSASPAAASDLTAFPNPNGILAPIDVDAATEAELRENGFRSTRRTKLVCTVGPATSSPEQLEALAVGGMNVARVNMCHGDREWHRGVIRAVRRLNEEKGFAVAVMMDTEGSEIHMGDLGGAASAKAEDGEVWTFSVRAFELPLPERTINVNYDGFAEDVRVGDELLVDGGMARFEVIEKLGPDVKCRCTDPGLLLPRANLTFWRDGSIVRERNAMLPTISSKDWLDIDFGIAEGCDFIAVSFVKSAEVIKHLKSYIAARSRGSDISVLAKIESIDSLKNLEEIIRASDGAMVARGDMGAQVPLEQVPSIQQKIVQLCRQLNKPVIVASQLLESMIEYPTPTRAEVADVSEAVRQRADALMLSGESAMGRYPEKALSVLRSVSLRIEKWWREEKRHEALELQGVSSSFSDKVSEEICNSAAKMANGLGADAVFVFTKTGHMASLLSRCRPDCPVFAFTTSTSIRRRLNLQWGLIPFRLSFSDDMESNLNRTFSLLKARGMIQSGDLVIALSDMLQSIQVMNVP from the exons atggccgccgccgcgcactcCCTCCTGCACCCACCAGCGGCCCGCAAGGgcgccgcgccctcgcccctcTCCCatccctccccttcccccttCCTCCGCTTCCCGGCCGCCACGCGCCCCCGCCTACcccacctccaccgcctccgctccgcctccccggccgccgcctccgacCTCACCGCCTTCCCCAACCCGAACGGCATCCTCGCGCCCATCGACGTGGACGCCGCCACGGAGGCCGAGCTGCGGGAGAACGGGTTCCGGAGCACGCGCCGCACCAAGCTCGTCTGCACCGTGGGCCCGGCCACCTCGTCCCCGGAGCAGCTCGAGGCGCTCGCCGTCGGCGGGATGAACGTGGCGCGCGTCAACATGTGCCACGGGGACCGGGAGTGGCACCGGGGCGTCATCCGCGCCGTCAGGAGGCTCAACGAGGAGAAGGGCTTCGCCGTCGCCGTCATGATGGACACCGAGGGTAGCGAGATCCACATGGGGGACCTCGGCGGCGCGGCCTCGGCCAAGGCGGAG GATGGAGAAGTCTGGACATTTAGCGTTAGAGCATTTGAATTGCCTCTCCCAGAACGAACTATTAATGTGAACTATGATGGGTTCGCTGAAG ATGTGAGAGTTGGTGATGAGCTTCTTGTGGATGGTGGAATGGCTCGATTTGAGGTGATTGAGAAGTTAGGACCTGACGTTAAGTGTCGCTGCACGGATCCTGGTTTATTGTTGCCACGTGCGAATCTTACATTCTGGCGTGATGGCAGTATTGTCCGTGAGAGGAATGCTATGCTTCCTACAATTTCATCAAAG GATTGGCTTGACATAGACTTTGGAATTGCCGAAGGTTGTGATTTCATCGCCGTTTCATTTGTCAAGTCTGCAGAAGTAATTAAACATTTGAAAAGCTACATAGCTGCAAGGAGTCGTGGCAG TGATATATCAGTCCTTGCGAAAATTGAGAGCATTGACTCTTTAAAGAACCTGGAGGAGATCATCCGAGCATCAGATGGTGCCATGGTAGCCAGAGGGGATATGGGGGCACAGGTTCCCTTAGAGCAGGTCCCCTCAATACAGCAAAAGATAGTTCAACTGTGCAGGCAGCTCAACAAGCCAGTCATTGTTGCTTCTCAGCTCCTCGAATCAATGATCGAGTATCCTACACCCACAAGGGCTGAAGTTGCTGATGTTTCTGAAGCTGTCCGCCAGCGTGCGGATGCTCTAATGCTTTCTGGTGAGTCAGCAATGGGGAGATATCCAGAGAAGGCTCTTAGTGTTCTTAGGAGTGTTAGCCTCAGGATTGAGAAGTGGTGGCGGGAGGAGAAGCGCCATGAGGCACTGGAACTTCAAGGAGTTTCATCTTCCTTCTCTGACAAGGTATCAGAAGAAATCTGCAATTCGGCAGCTAAAATGG CTAACGGCTTGGGAGCAGACGCCGTTTTTGTTTTCACGAAGACTGGCCACATGGCCTCCCTGCTCTCACGATGCCGTCCTGATTGTCCTGTTTTCGCCTTCACAACCTCGACATCCATCAGGAGGCGTCTGAACCTCCAGTGGGGGCTCATCCCCTTCCGCCTTAGCTTCTCCGACGACATGGAGAGCAACCTGAACCGCACCTTCTCCCTGCTCAAGGCCAGGGGCATGATCCAGTCAGGGGACCTGGTCATCGCGCTCTCCGACATGCTGCAGTCCATCCAGGTGATGAACGTACCCTAA
- the LOC112883364 gene encoding pyruvate kinase isozyme A, chloroplastic-like isoform X1, whose product MAAAAHSLLHPPAARKGAAPSPLSHPSPSPFLRFPAATRPRLPHLHRLRSASPAAASDLTAFPNPNGILAPIDVDAATEAELRENGFRSTRRTKLVCTVGPATSSPEQLEALAVGGMNVARVNMCHGDREWHRGVIRAVRRLNEEKGFAVAVMMDTEGSEIHMGDLGGAASAKAEVRCLYDGEVWTFSVRAFELPLPERTINVNYDGFAEDVRVGDELLVDGGMARFEVIEKLGPDVKCRCTDPGLLLPRANLTFWRDGSIVRERNAMLPTISSKDWLDIDFGIAEGCDFIAVSFVKSAEVIKHLKSYIAARSRGSDISVLAKIESIDSLKNLEEIIRASDGAMVARGDMGAQVPLEQVPSIQQKIVQLCRQLNKPVIVASQLLESMIEYPTPTRAEVADVSEAVRQRADALMLSGESAMGRYPEKALSVLRSVSLRIEKWWREEKRHEALELQGVSSSFSDKVSEEICNSAAKMANGLGADAVFVFTKTGHMASLLSRCRPDCPVFAFTTSTSIRRRLNLQWGLIPFRLSFSDDMESNLNRTFSLLKARGMIQSGDLVIALSDMLQSIQVMNVP is encoded by the exons atggccgccgccgcgcactcCCTCCTGCACCCACCAGCGGCCCGCAAGGgcgccgcgccctcgcccctcTCCCatccctccccttcccccttCCTCCGCTTCCCGGCCGCCACGCGCCCCCGCCTACcccacctccaccgcctccgctccgcctccccggccgccgcctccgacCTCACCGCCTTCCCCAACCCGAACGGCATCCTCGCGCCCATCGACGTGGACGCCGCCACGGAGGCCGAGCTGCGGGAGAACGGGTTCCGGAGCACGCGCCGCACCAAGCTCGTCTGCACCGTGGGCCCGGCCACCTCGTCCCCGGAGCAGCTCGAGGCGCTCGCCGTCGGCGGGATGAACGTGGCGCGCGTCAACATGTGCCACGGGGACCGGGAGTGGCACCGGGGCGTCATCCGCGCCGTCAGGAGGCTCAACGAGGAGAAGGGCTTCGCCGTCGCCGTCATGATGGACACCGAGGGTAGCGAGATCCACATGGGGGACCTCGGCGGCGCGGCCTCGGCCAAGGCGGAGGTGAGGTGCCTGTAT GATGGAGAAGTCTGGACATTTAGCGTTAGAGCATTTGAATTGCCTCTCCCAGAACGAACTATTAATGTGAACTATGATGGGTTCGCTGAAG ATGTGAGAGTTGGTGATGAGCTTCTTGTGGATGGTGGAATGGCTCGATTTGAGGTGATTGAGAAGTTAGGACCTGACGTTAAGTGTCGCTGCACGGATCCTGGTTTATTGTTGCCACGTGCGAATCTTACATTCTGGCGTGATGGCAGTATTGTCCGTGAGAGGAATGCTATGCTTCCTACAATTTCATCAAAG GATTGGCTTGACATAGACTTTGGAATTGCCGAAGGTTGTGATTTCATCGCCGTTTCATTTGTCAAGTCTGCAGAAGTAATTAAACATTTGAAAAGCTACATAGCTGCAAGGAGTCGTGGCAG TGATATATCAGTCCTTGCGAAAATTGAGAGCATTGACTCTTTAAAGAACCTGGAGGAGATCATCCGAGCATCAGATGGTGCCATGGTAGCCAGAGGGGATATGGGGGCACAGGTTCCCTTAGAGCAGGTCCCCTCAATACAGCAAAAGATAGTTCAACTGTGCAGGCAGCTCAACAAGCCAGTCATTGTTGCTTCTCAGCTCCTCGAATCAATGATCGAGTATCCTACACCCACAAGGGCTGAAGTTGCTGATGTTTCTGAAGCTGTCCGCCAGCGTGCGGATGCTCTAATGCTTTCTGGTGAGTCAGCAATGGGGAGATATCCAGAGAAGGCTCTTAGTGTTCTTAGGAGTGTTAGCCTCAGGATTGAGAAGTGGTGGCGGGAGGAGAAGCGCCATGAGGCACTGGAACTTCAAGGAGTTTCATCTTCCTTCTCTGACAAGGTATCAGAAGAAATCTGCAATTCGGCAGCTAAAATGG CTAACGGCTTGGGAGCAGACGCCGTTTTTGTTTTCACGAAGACTGGCCACATGGCCTCCCTGCTCTCACGATGCCGTCCTGATTGTCCTGTTTTCGCCTTCACAACCTCGACATCCATCAGGAGGCGTCTGAACCTCCAGTGGGGGCTCATCCCCTTCCGCCTTAGCTTCTCCGACGACATGGAGAGCAACCTGAACCGCACCTTCTCCCTGCTCAAGGCCAGGGGCATGATCCAGTCAGGGGACCTGGTCATCGCGCTCTCCGACATGCTGCAGTCCATCCAGGTGATGAACGTACCCTAA